The following are from one region of the Bradyrhizobium sediminis genome:
- a CDS encoding glutathione S-transferase family protein: MKFYDSVGPNPRIVRMFMAEKGIDIPKQTVDLRGGENRQEPHLKRNPMGQMPTLELDDGSYLSEITAICEYLEEKNPKPALIGETPEERAECRMWTRRVDLNICEPLAMGYRFGEALKFFEKRIPVAPEASPGLKMIAANRLKWLNEQMAGKEYLCGKRFTMADVLLFGWLEFGNQVGQPLDPANTNIVAWMARVGARPSAKA, encoded by the coding sequence ATGAAATTCTACGACTCGGTCGGACCGAACCCACGCATTGTCCGCATGTTCATGGCGGAAAAGGGCATCGACATCCCCAAGCAGACCGTCGACCTGCGCGGCGGCGAAAACCGGCAAGAGCCGCATCTCAAGCGCAATCCGATGGGCCAGATGCCTACCCTCGAGCTCGATGACGGCAGCTATCTGTCGGAGATCACCGCGATCTGCGAATATCTCGAAGAGAAGAATCCGAAGCCGGCGCTGATCGGTGAGACGCCGGAAGAGCGCGCGGAGTGCCGGATGTGGACCCGGCGCGTCGATCTTAACATCTGCGAGCCGCTCGCCATGGGTTATCGCTTCGGCGAAGCCCTGAAGTTCTTCGAAAAGCGGATCCCGGTCGCGCCGGAAGCCTCGCCCGGCCTCAAGATGATCGCGGCGAACCGCCTGAAATGGCTGAACGAACAGATGGCGGGCAAGGAATACCTGTGCGGCAAGCGCTTCACGATGGCGGATGTTCTGCTGTTCGGCTGGCTCGAATTCGGCAACCAGGTCGGCCAGCCGCTGGATCCCGCCAATACCAATATCGTGGCATGGATGGCGCGCGTCGGCGCGCGGCCGTCGGCGAAGGCGTAA
- a CDS encoding MBL fold metallo-hydrolase, translating into MSDRKPSPFPILLNNDVCSLIQAAEDVYQIRFKNRAANAYLVRGKSRTVMIDVGLSSNYPALLECLHHVGCPPDKIDLVVLSHEHLDHIGAAYHFHGRTIIAAHRLAANKIMLRDDFSMLRKMFNEPPVPINIDIWLEEGNLIDLGNFRLNVMYTPGHTSACISLFDQDQGLLFASDTLMPGGVMGGVFGSGSIADYIQSLERLKGLNSKILLSGHGRLSDTPQDDVRIAIQRSHGLLSDTAQLFDALDARSNFEPIMQSVRDLNKLDDG; encoded by the coding sequence ATGAGCGACCGCAAGCCAAGCCCGTTTCCGATCCTCCTGAACAACGACGTCTGTTCGCTGATCCAGGCGGCCGAGGACGTCTACCAGATCCGCTTCAAGAACCGCGCCGCCAACGCCTATCTGGTGCGCGGCAAATCCCGCACCGTCATGATCGACGTCGGGCTGTCGTCGAATTATCCGGCGCTGCTGGAATGCCTCCATCACGTCGGCTGCCCGCCCGACAAGATCGACCTGGTGGTGCTGAGCCACGAGCATCTCGATCACATCGGCGCGGCCTATCATTTCCACGGCCGCACCATCATCGCCGCGCACCGGCTCGCCGCCAACAAGATCATGCTGCGCGACGATTTCTCGATGCTGCGCAAGATGTTCAACGAGCCGCCGGTGCCGATCAACATCGATATCTGGCTGGAGGAAGGCAACCTGATCGACCTCGGCAATTTCCGCCTCAACGTGATGTACACGCCGGGCCACACCTCGGCCTGCATCAGCCTGTTCGATCAGGACCAGGGACTGTTGTTCGCCTCCGACACCCTGATGCCCGGCGGGGTGATGGGCGGCGTGTTCGGATCGGGCAGCATCGCCGACTACATCCAGTCGCTGGAGCGGCTGAAGGGTCTGAATTCGAAGATCCTGCTGTCCGGACACGGCCGGCTGTCGGATACCCCGCAGGACGACGTCCGGATCGCGATTCAGCGCTCGCACGGGCTGTTGTCCGACACCGCGCAACTGTTCGACGCGCTCGACGCGCGCTCGAATTTCGAGCCGATCATGCAATCGGTGCGCGACCTCAACAAGCTCGACGACGGCTGA
- a CDS encoding Crp/Fnr family transcriptional regulator has protein sequence MAIEKCINEFDVDDVIFEEGSTGRELFVVLEGKVDIAKINSASKTVIVTLGKGEFFGEMAVIDGSARSATAISAAPNTRVMRINHARFVYLVSQQPAFALMIMDALSRRLRASNAVTFRTANP, from the coding sequence ATGGCCATCGAGAAATGCATCAACGAGTTTGATGTCGATGACGTCATTTTTGAGGAAGGCTCGACCGGGCGCGAGCTGTTCGTGGTGCTCGAGGGCAAGGTCGACATCGCCAAGATCAACAGCGCCAGCAAGACCGTCATCGTCACGCTGGGCAAGGGCGAATTCTTCGGCGAGATGGCGGTCATCGACGGTTCGGCCCGCTCGGCGACCGCGATATCCGCAGCCCCCAACACAAGGGTGATGCGGATCAACCACGCCCGCTTCGTCTACCTGGTCAGCCAGCAGCCGGCGTTCGCGCTGATGATCATGGACGCGCTCAGCAGGCGCTTGCGGGCCTCCAACGCGGTCACTTTCCGGACGGCCAACCCATGA